In a genomic window of Heterodontus francisci isolate sHetFra1 chromosome 21, sHetFra1.hap1, whole genome shotgun sequence:
- the LOC137381173 gene encoding probable G-protein coupled receptor 139 has protein sequence MIQRIYYPILAIVGIPVNLLTIGILSRGKCGLSKCVTRYLVAMAVADLVVIILDLILRHIPIVYREQFQFLRYSIPVCNIHAILLYAATDCSVWFTVTFTFDRFVAICCQKLKSKYCSKKTAAVVLGTVTVLSCLKNIFWYFMLTGWYWLLNRPWFCVVEGHIQISLVWGTIEFLHHILTPCVPFVVILLLNAFTIRHILVSSRGRRRLRAHSSGESCRDPEMESRRKSIILLLVISTNFILLWAVFMVYSVWWRMWYLGYESVFLPGFLQELGFMLQLLSSCTNTAIYAVTQTQFREQLKNVLQNPFTPIIKFIQR, from the exons ATGATTCaacgtatttactatcccatcctggctattgttggtatcCCAG ttaacttgctgacgattgggatcctgtctcggggaaagtgtggtctctccaaatgtgtcactcgctacctggtggccatggcagtggcggatctagtggttattatcctcgacctgatattgaggcatatTCCTATTGTTTATcgtgaacagtttcagttcctgcggtATTCCATccctgtgtgtaatatccacgccatcctgctttatgcagccacagactgttctgtctggttcaccgtcactttcacctttgatcgatttgtggctatttgctgccagaagctgaaaagtaaatattgcagcaagaaaacggcggctgtggttctgggaacagtgactgtgctgagctgtttaaagaacatcttctggtattttatgttaacaggttggTATTGGCTGCTGAACCGCCCCTGGTTTTGTGTTGTGGAAGGTCATATTCAAATATCtcttgtctggggaacaatcgagttcctccatcatATTCTAACTCCATGCgttccatttgtggtgattctgcttctCAATGCTttcaccatcagacacattttagtgagcagcagaggacgcaggagactccgggctcacagcagtggggagagttgcagagacccagagatggagagccgtaggaaatccatcattttactgttagttatctcgaccAATTTCATCCTGCTATGGGCAGTGTTTATGGTGTATTCGGTATGGTGGCGGATGTGGTATTTGGGGTATGAATCTGTATTTCTACCTGGTTTTTTGCAGGAACTGGGCTTCATGTTGCAGCTCCTGAgtagctgcacaaacactgcgatttatgccgtgacccagactcagttcagagagcagttgaaaaaTGTGCTGCAAAATCCCTTTACTCCAATTATTAAATTCATTCAAAGATGA